A window of Christiangramia forsetii KT0803 contains these coding sequences:
- a CDS encoding glycosyltransferase family 4 protein, with protein MHVAFLTPEYPHQLCNASGGLGTSIKNLAESLVRKGEEVSLIIYGQKEESNFEESGIHFYLIKQKSYFWGGWFFYRKYIQRFINKLISDKNIQIIEAPDWTGITALMNISCPVVIRMNGSDAYFCELDGRQQKPKNRFFEKKALKSADSLVSVSAFTARKTNEILGLKRHIKIIPNSIRIDEFGPSVEKPVPNRILYFGTLIRKKGVLELAHIFNHVNSVLPDAELILIGKDVPDIFEKRSTLEIFQEKLIENAKQKVKYIGAVSYDEVKTYIKEAVVVVLPSFAEALPMTWLEAMAMEKALVTSNIGWAKEVMIDGKTGFTVSPENHQLYAERIIELLGNPDLSKEMGANARIKVLDDFSSDVVAERNIAYYNSVLDKYLNN; from the coding sequence ATGCACGTAGCTTTCTTAACTCCAGAATATCCACACCAGCTTTGTAATGCTTCAGGAGGTTTGGGTACAAGTATTAAGAATCTCGCAGAATCCCTTGTAAGAAAAGGAGAAGAGGTAAGCTTGATAATATACGGCCAAAAGGAGGAATCGAATTTTGAAGAAAGCGGGATTCATTTTTATCTTATAAAACAGAAAAGCTATTTTTGGGGAGGTTGGTTCTTTTATAGAAAATATATCCAAAGATTTATAAATAAACTTATTAGTGACAAAAACATCCAGATAATTGAGGCCCCAGACTGGACGGGGATCACAGCATTAATGAATATAAGCTGCCCGGTGGTAATACGTATGAATGGTAGTGATGCATATTTTTGCGAACTGGATGGAAGACAACAAAAGCCAAAGAATCGCTTTTTTGAGAAAAAAGCTTTAAAATCTGCTGACTCACTGGTATCTGTTAGTGCATTTACTGCCAGGAAGACCAATGAAATTCTTGGTTTGAAAAGGCATATTAAAATCATTCCCAATAGTATTAGAATTGACGAATTTGGACCTTCAGTAGAAAAACCTGTTCCTAATCGAATATTATATTTTGGTACGCTTATTCGAAAAAAAGGGGTTTTAGAACTTGCCCATATTTTTAACCATGTAAACTCTGTTCTTCCAGATGCTGAATTAATTCTTATTGGAAAAGATGTGCCTGATATTTTTGAAAAAAGATCTACTTTGGAAATTTTTCAGGAGAAACTAATAGAGAATGCTAAGCAAAAAGTGAAATATATAGGTGCAGTTTCTTATGATGAGGTTAAAACATATATAAAAGAAGCTGTAGTTGTAGTGTTACCTAGTTTTGCAGAAGCCCTTCCTATGACCTGGCTGGAGGCGATGGCGATGGAAAAGGCTCTAGTGACCTCCAATATTGGATGGGCAAAGGAAGTAATGATTGATGGCAAAACTGGATTTACTGTGTCACCTGAGAATCACCAGCTGTATGCTGAAAGGATCATTGAACTTCTTGGAAATCCAGACCTAAGTAAAGAGATGGGAGCTAATGCAAGAATAAAAGTTTTAGATGATTTCTCCTCTGATGTGGTCGCAGA